Sequence from the Mycoplasmopsis columboralis genome:
GTAGAATAAGTTTTTAAATCTTTTCTAGTCAATTACAATATTAGTAAATGAATTAAATCGTTTGGTAATGCATAAGTGTAATTTCTAATGGATCATTATTCTCTGTTCGTTTATAATTGAAATAGTTGAACTTTCATTAGCGAACGAATTAACTGTTGATTTGCTTTGTAAACCATTTTGTGAAGATAATTTGATTAAGTAATCACTGATTTTTCTTGTTTTTCATATCTACTTTGCAATGTTAATGTTGGAACTAGTGCATCTAATTTTTGTTGAAGAGAAGTGTTAGAATCTCTTGTCGTAATGAGTTTGTCTTTTAATCTTTTTACAATACTATCAGTATTACATTCTCTCCATTTTTCCGTAATTAAAATCTAATTATCAGTTCCTGCTAACTCAACTAATTTTCTTTAGCTTTTGTTAAGTTAGAATTTGAAGTATTAAGTTGACTTTGCAATTGCTCTTTTCTCTTTGAAGAACTTGAAGTTGATTTTGTTTTGCTTGAAGTTGATTTGAAAGATCTTGATTTGAGTTTCTTTGTTTCTTAGTTGTTCTTGTAAGTTTGAAACTTGCTCTTGCAAAGTTTGAATTTGCGTGTCTTTTTCGGATAAACTTTGTTGAAGTTGAGCTTTTTCGTTATTTAAATTTGTAATTGTTGTATTTAATGTTTGAACTTGATCGCTAAATTGAGCAATTCTTTGTTCTTTTGTTTGTAAATCATTTTCAAGAGCAGTTTTTTCACTTTCAAGTCTGGTTTTATCATTTTGAAGGTTTTGTTTTTCTTCTTGTAAGTTTGAATTTGAGTTAAGTTATTTTCTTTTCTTGTTCAAGTTGAGCAATGCGTTTCTTAGTTTATCAACAATACTTCCTTCAAAAGCTCCTTCTCCATTTTCCTTAATATCTGCTTGACATTATCTGTTCCAATTAAACGAACAAGTAAAGATTTAGCATATGTAAAATTTCTTTTGTGTCTTTTAATTTTTGATTTACAGTATTTAAAAGTCTATTTAAAGCATCGGGAGTTGCAAAGAAAAAATCTTGATATGTTTAACTAATTTTTCTCCTTTGTTGATTAAAACTTTGTAAAGTCTTTATTTAATTTATCTTGGTATTTACTTTTTACATCAGCATTATCATAATATTGCTCTAATTCGTTAAACATTTGTTGTTCTTCTGAACTTCACTGTTCAAAGTTTTTGGTTGGTATTTCATATGAACACTCGTTTACAAGACCTTCTTAACATCTGAACAAGGTTGATTATCTCCTTCATAAAGTTCGTTATAATCAAATCATGAAGATATTGATAAATCTCTTTATATGTGCTTGTGTGTAAATTAACATCTTTATATAGCTCTAATAACACATCAACATATTGTTCTTTTAGAGTTTGGTTTTGAGTTTCTAAATCATTAATTTGTTCACTTTACTAGCAATTTCCTCTTCAATAGTTCTTTTCACACTTTCAAGTTCTGCACTTTATTTTAGCACTTTGAAGTTGTTCTTGTAAGAGTTGTTTTGGTTTTGTAAATCTTCTTTATCATTTTCAAGCATTGCAATGATGGTATTTAAACGAGCAATTTCTTCATTGTTTTGTTCAATAGTTAATTGAAGTTGAACTTTTAAGTTATCTCTTTCTGTTTTAAGTTGATTAAGTTGTTCTTCTAAACTTGCTTTATCTTTGAGTAAATTGTCTCTTTGTAAAGAGACTTTTTCAAATTCAATTTGTAAACTTTGTAGTTCGCTTTTTAATTTTCCTAGCTCACTTGTGTTTGAATATTTTATCTTTGGAGTTGTAATTTTACTTCCAACAAGTTTTAGTAATGCTTGTTCTTTTGAGCGATTTGTTCTCTTAAATAATTCAATGTTTCACTTTGAGTCTTGCATCATTACGCATCTTTCATATCATTTTGCAAATCTCCAATTGAAATTAAACCTTGAATAATCGCTTTGGTTTTTAGCATATACTCCATCAAGCATTGCTTATATTTTTCATTTCTTTTTTATTTTGTGCTTGACCACAACCCCATAAAATCAAACTAGCTCCTGCAACAATTCCTGCAGCGGTTGCTCCAATAAATCATCATTTCTTATTTTTATTTTTTTCTGTTTTAACTGCTTGCATTTTTATCCTTCTACAAGATACGTTTCTAATTGGGTATATCATTTTGTTTAAAGTTAGACCATTTTGGATAAATTTATTGTTTGTCCACTTTCTGAAGGTTTTGGATTTAAAAAAATACAAAACAAAATATTATAATTTTAATGCGTATAAAACGCAATACAAGGAATAAGAAAAACATGAAAACCAACAACAAGATAATGTTTTTAATAAAATACACATAAGAAATGAAGATTGTTAGAAAAAGTAAAACCTTTTGTCATTTTTTATTATCAAGAATACACATTCTTTTTGAATATGTATTTTCTAAAATCAAAAGATAATTCAGAATCTAAATATCAAATAAAACATACCGAAAATTAAATGAATATTGAGTAGATACAACAAATATATTGATAATGGATACTGAAGAATTTGATTTATGTATATGAAATGTTGATTTTACAGAAATTTCAGATCTGGAAATTAAAGATATGGTTAACGTAATCAAAAAGATTCAAAAAAATTTCAAAAGTAAAAATCAGCAATTGACAAAACCATACAAAAGGTTCAACTAAACAAATCAAGAAAATTTCCAGAAAGCAAAGCTGTTTATTCAACTTTGCCAATCAAACTATCAAAGCAACTTCTAGATGAAGAGTCATATCATTGTAGAGATTCATTTTATATGTTTTAGATGATTTCGAATCTTTAGATGATAAACAAATGAAAGATTTAATTCAAGAGAGAAAAAATAATTGACTCAATATTATTGAGAAATATCGAAATAATAAAGAACTCGAACACAAACCAAATAGCAAGATCGCCAATAAATTGCAATTGTCTTATTAACAAAAGGAGAGCGAATGAGCAACCAAAGGCAAACAATTTAGTAAATCTCAAGCAACAAATGTTGATAACAATCAATTAAAGTTCAAAATGAGTTAACAATTTAAAAGTATTTGTTCTTTTTTATTATGGAGATATACATTTTATTTAAATAAATGAACAGCATCAAAAGACAGAGTTAAAATGCCTTTTGAATATGAAATTCAAAATAAAGACAGTGCATATAATCAATAATTGACACCTCAACCTTATGGTGATGCATACTGAAGAATTTGATTTACTTTATGACAAAATAAATCACTAAAAAATTACTTCAGCTTCTTTAATTAATGAAAGGAATTAGATTTTTCTATGATCAAAAAAACTATCAAGAATTGATTCACTTGATTTAATTGATGCTAAAGGAATTATTTCAATGGTAATTGATAATTTTAAAGAACGTGAAGCAAGTTATGACATCACTTTCAAAGAATAAAATCAATGAAGATACCTTATAGTTGAAAGTAAAATTATTTTGTCAACTCTCAAATTTGAAGCTTACAAAATGCTTGATTATATGGACGCATTTTCTTATAATGAGTCTCTTTGATATATTTTTGAAGACTTGCAAGATATAGATGATCAACAACTTTTAAAATATATTCAGACCAATAAAAATGAATGAGAAGCCATAAAAAGAAAATATAAATTAGAGCTTTAGAAGCTATAAAAGAAGAAAAAGAAAATAGTCAAAATCAATAAAACATTTACTTTTT
This genomic interval carries:
- a CDS encoding coiled-coil domain-containing protein; translated protein: MLDGVYAKNQSDYSRFNFNWRFAKWYERCVMMQDSKWNIELFKRTNRSKEQALLKLVGSKITTPKIKYSNTSELGKLKSELQSLQIEFEKVSLQRDNLLKDKASLEEQLNQLKTERDNLKVQLQLTIEQNNEEIARLNTIIAMLENDKEDLQNQNNSYKNNFKVLK